The DNA sequence TCAACTTTTCCAAAAATTCTTGTTTTTACTAAATTAGTATTCAATATTTCAGGTTTTATTTTCAAAAATTCACTAATACGAATTAGTGATACTTTAGCTCTTTCTGAAATAGAAATAACCCATCCTAATATAATAAAAGGAAAAAATAAAATATTTACATATGTAAAAAATTCAGCAATATTTCCTATCTCTTTAATTTCACCTTCAAAATATTTTTTTCCCCCAAAGAATAAAATCAATGAATAACAAATTCCTATAAAAAATATAATTAAAGAAGATAATATGGTATCAATTTTAGCTAATTCTATATTTTTTTTTTTATATTGAGATATAATTTTTTTGTGTTTCTCTTGAAAAAAAGATTCTGATACAAATAATTTGATAATATAAATTCCTGAAAAAGTTTCTTGTATAAAAGAACATATGATAGACTGGAATTTTTGAACCTTTTTACTTTTTTTAGCAATAAAAATACTAATATAATAGATAAAAATAAAAAGAATAGGAATAGGCAAAACTACATAAAAAGTTAACACTTTATTAATCCTTAACATTTGCATAAGAACCATAAAAAAAAGAATTATAAGATTCAAAAAATACATAAATCCAGGACCTATACATTGTCTTATAAAAGAAACGTCTTCTGTAAGACGATTCATTAAATCACCTGTAGAATTTTTTTTATAAAAAGAAGAACTTAACTTTTGATAATGTGAAAAAATTTCGTTTTTTATATCAAATTCTATCATTCTAGATGTAGTAATTATACATTGTCTCATATGATATTTTACAAAACCTCCTATAATTGGAACTATTAATATGATACTAACATAAATACAAATATCTTTTTTTAAAGAAATAAAATTTGATAAATCACTAAAAATATAACTTATAACATTAATTGACTTTCCTATATAAGGAATAGGAAATAAAGTTAAAATATTTGATATTAAAATTAATAAAAACCCTATAGATAATCGTAATTTGTATTTTCGACAATATTTTTTGCTAAAAACAAATAAACCGCCATTCATATAATGAACAAAAATACAAACTTTTTAAATTTCGATTTTTTATTTATATAATTATACGAAAAATTTTTCGCATAAAAAATCAACATTATTACAACAAAAATGTCAGTAAGACGACACTTTAGAATAAGAAGTTTACAGTTTTTATATGCTCAATATATATCTAAAATGGATTTAAATAAAGTTGAAGAAAATATGCTTAAAAGTATTAAATCTTTGCATCATCTTTATATTTTTCTTCTCTATTTAATTTTAAAAATTAGAGAAAACGCTTTGAAAAAAAAATTATATAATAAAACAGATTTTATACAAAAATTAGCATATAATTCATTGATAAAAATGTTATCTGAAAATAAATATTTAATAGAAGAATATCGTTCTACAAAAAATTCTGAAAAAGTTTTATGGAATCAACAATATGAATATATTTTTTTTTTATTAAAAAAAAAGCAAAAATCAAATTTTTTCAAGAAATTTTCTGTAAAATCTTGTTCTTCTTTTGAAGAAGAAAAAAATTTTTTAATAAAATATTATAAAAATTTTGTTATTCCAGATAAAAAATTAATAGAATATATAGAAGATTTATACTTTTTTCATGGAAAAGAGGATTTATACATGGCTCATACTATGGTATGCAAAACTCTACAATTTATCAATTATTCCACTCCTAAAAATTTTAAATTGTATAATATATATAACAACGAAGAAAATAAAAAATTTATAATCAAATTATATCGAAATACAATTTTTCATAAAGAAGAATTTAATAATTTAATTAATGATATATCATGTAATTGGGATATTAAAAGAATAGCAATTATAGATTTAATTATATTGCAAATGGCTATTTGCGAATTTTTATATTTTCCAAATATCCCTCCCAAAGCAACTATGAATGAATATATAGAAATAACAAAAATATTTTGTATGGAAAAAAGCAAAATTTTTATTAATGGTATATTAGACCAAATATTTAAATTTTTATATAAAAAAAATAGAATATTCAAAATAGGAAAAGGACTCATGTAAGCATGTAAGTAAGTTTACTTAAACTAAAATATTATATTTCTATGTTTTTTTTATTACAGCAAAATTCTATTATGAGTACCATTTGGATGTTTGTACTAATTTTTATTATATTTTATTTTTTTATGATACGTCCTCAAATAAAAAAACAAAAAAATGAAAAAAAATTTCAAGAAGATTTAAAAATAGGAAATCATATTGTAACAAATTCAGGAATACATGGTAAAATCATAGATATTACAGGATATTTTTTCATACTAGAAACTATCACAGGAAAAATAAAACTTGAAAAAGATACAATTTCAAAAGAATTAACTCAATTACGTTATAATAATAACAATAAAAAATCATAGCATACAATTATTATTTTATTAAACAATGATCAAAAAAATAAAATTGATAGGAATAACGGGAAAAATGGGGACTGGAAAAAGTTTATTTTCTTCTTTTTTCAAAAAAAAAGGAATTCCTGTATATTCTTCAGATAAAAGAGGAAAAATATTAATGAATCAAATAAAAATTATAAAAAAAAATATTATAAAATCTTTTGGACAAGAATCATATAAAAAAAAAAAATAAATACAATTTATTTATCTAAAATAGTGTTTAAAAATTCTACAGCATTAAAATTATTATGTACTATTATACATCCATGGATATCAATAGATTTTAAACACTGGATGTCAGTTATTATTTTACAAAAAAAACCTTTATACGTTATAAAAGAATCAGCTTTATTATTCGAAAGCAAAAGTTATAAAGAATGTGATTTCATTATCACTGTAACTGCGTCTAAAAAAAATATGATTGAAAGAATAATAAAAAGAGATAATTTAAATGAAAATCAAATTATAGATCGATTGAAAAATCAAATATCTAATAAAAAAAGAAAAAAAAAATCCAATCTTATAATCAGAAACTATTCATCTATATATCACTTGCAAAAAAAAGCAAATAAAATACATAAACGATTAGAAAAATTAATTACAAAAAAAAATCAATAATATGGGAAAAGGAGATAAAAAAACTAAAAGAGGAAAAATAAGAAATAAAACTTATGGAAATCTTCGTAAAAATCCAAGAAATACGAAAAAGAAAAAAGAAAAAAGTAAAAATACTAATCTTTTTTAGTTATACTATTGCTATTATCATCATTGGTAAAAATAGATAGAAAATATATTAATTGGGCTAAACAACCAAGAGAAGAAACTACATATGTCATAGCTGCTAAATTTAATGATTCTCTTGCTTTATGATATTCCTGATAATTAACCATATTTTTGGTTTTTAACCAAAATAATGCTCTATTACTTGCGTCGAATTCTATAGGTAATGTAATAAAAGAAAAAATTACAACTAAAAAAAATAACCCTATTCCTAACTTTAAAATTAGGGAATCTTTTCCTCCTGAACTATAAAAGATAGTTAATCCAGACATTATTGCAATATTCACAAATTTAGAACTTAAACTCAAAATAGGGATTAAATAATTCCGTAATTTTAATAGATTATAACCTAATCTATGTTGTAAAGCGTGTCCACATTCATGAGCTGCCACTGCAACGGAAGCTGCTGTACTATCATTATATACATTTTCACTTAAATTAATTGTTTTGTTAATAGGATTATAATGATCAGTCAATTCTCCTGTTACAGAAAGAACATTTACGTCATGAATTCCATGATCTATTAACATTTTTTCTGCTATTTCTTTTCCACTCATACGTGATTGTAAGTATAATTTAGAATAATTTCTAAATTTATTTTTTAATATTGTATTTACAATAACACTTACTAAAACAGTGATCCCTATAATAAAATAGTAAGTCATACAAATCTATTTTTTAACAAAATTATTAATTTATCAATTAAAATGAAAATATATATAAATTAGTTATGTCAAATTTTTGACTATGAATATACCAAAAGTCAACAACCTAAAAAGAATCGTTATTATTGGTGCCGGATTTGCGGGGTTACAAGTAGCAAAAAAATTAAGAAGAGATAAATTTCAGGTGATTCTTATTGATAAAAATAATTATCATACTTTCCAACCTTTATTGTATCAAGTAGCAACAGCAGGTTTAGAACCAGATTCTATAGCACATTCTATTAGAAATATTATAAGAAAAACAAAAAATTTCTTTTTTAGACTGGCTATTGTTCATTATATTAATACAAAAAAACAAACGATACATACAAATGTAGGAAGTTTATCCTATGATTACTTAATTATAGCAACAGGATCTGTGACCAATTATTTTGGAAATAAAAATATAGAATCTTTTGCTTTACCCATGAAATCTATTCCAGAAGCTTTGAATTTAAGAAGTCTTATTTTACAAGATTTTGAATCTGCTTTATTAACAACAGATGAGAAAAAAAAAATAAAACTTATGACTTTTGTCATTGTAGGAGGAGGGCCTACTGGAGTAGAATTAGCTGGTGCTTTAGCTGAAATGAAAAAATATGTATTACCGCATGATTATCCTGATTTAGATATTCGATACATGAATATTCACTTATTACAAGCTACTTCTAGATTACTGGATGGTATGTCTGAACAATCAGCTAAACAAGCTTATAAAAATTTGAAAGAATTAGGTGTTATCATTTGGTTAAATTCTTTAGTGAAAGATTATAATGGAGAAATAGTTTTTATGGAAAAAAATCAAAAAATAGAATCTTTTAATGTAATATGGGCAGCAGGGGTAAAAGGTGCAATTATAAAAGGATTTCTAAAAGAAGATATGGAAGGAAATAGAATTTTAGTTAACAATTATCTTAAAGCTATAAAATATAAAAATATTTTTTCTATTGGAGATGTTGCTTATGTAAACGATAGTAAAAATTATCCTAATGGATATCCCATGACAGCCCAACCTGCTATACAACAAGGAAATCATTTAGCTAGAAATTTGAATTGTTTTATAGATAATATCGAAATGATGAAACCTTTCATTTACAAAAACATAGGTTCTATGGCTACTATTGGTAGAAATAAAGCCGTATGTGATTTTCCTTATTTAAAACTAAAGGGTTTTTTAGCATGGATTACTTGGATGTTTGTTCATTTAGTTAATTTAATAGGTTTTAGAAATAGAGTAATAGCTTTAACAAATTGGATTATTCAATATTTTCATTATAATAAAAGTGTACGTTTAATTATAAGACCATTTCATAGAAGAAAAAAAAGAATTACTTAAAAATAAGTTGAGAAAGAATATTTTTTATTTTATTTTCTGTTTCCATATATTCTTGATGAATATCGCTGTCTATAGTAATTCCACTACCGGCATATAAAATCATTTCTTTTTTATCTTCTTTTATTCTTACACATCTTAAATTCAAATATAGTTCCATATTAGTTTGATTGACTATTCCAATATATCCTGTATAAAAATTTCTTTCGTATCCTTCATTTTTATGAATGAAATCTAAAGAATTCTTCTTAGGAAATCCACATATAGAAGGAGTTGGATGTAAACAACTTAATATTTCATAATAATTAGGTTCCTTATAAAAGGAAAAATATATTGAAGTTTCTAAATGTTTTAAATGACCTATTTTTATAGTTTTTGTATTTTTTATATGAATAGAACCTCTATAAGATTTTAATAAATGAAGTATATATTTTACTACAATTTTATGTTCTTCTATTTCTTTTCTTGTCCAATTTTTTAAACCCCAAATAGTTCCTGCTAAAGCTGAAATTTTTAATTTTTTATCATGACATTTCATGAGAAGTTCAGGAGTAGATCCGATCCAAAATCCATAATGAAAATTATACCAAAGACTAATTAGAGCATTGGGATAAGTATGAATTAATTTCATAAATGTATTTTTAAAATAAAAATTCCGAAAAGGAATTTTTATAGATCTGGATAAAACAACTTTTGTTAAAAATCCTTTCCTTATACTTTCGATAGCTTTTTTTATTAATTTCTTATATTTATAAGAATCTGTTAAAAAAGAAGAGTTTTTTTCCCAAAAAGAAGGAGAAATATTTTCTTGTTTATAAGTTTTTTGTATATCTACAGAATAAATGTTTTTAGGGTGTATTTTTATAATATGATTGTGATTAAAATTTTGAATTAAAAAAAATTTTTCTCCTACAGAATCATAATGAGAATAAAAAAATATTTTTTTATCATAAGGTTTTCTAAAAACAACAAAATTATTATGATTATAATAATTTTTTATAATTTTTTTATATAGAGAAAAAACACTAATTTCTATTGGCATGTTTTCTTTATTGGAATTATAATATTTGTTAATTTACAAAAACTAATCATAGTTTTTTTTTCATCATAAACATTAACTTGAATAAAATGTAAGATATTTCCCTTGTGAAAAATTCTTGCTTCCGCAAATAAAATTCCTTTTTTTATTTTTATAGATCGAATATGATTCGTAGAAATTTCAATACTAAAAACATTAAATTTCCTTTTTTTTTCATTTTCAATATTTATGAAAGAAATAGAACTTCCAACGCTTTCAGCTAAAATTATAGTTGCTCCTCCATGCAAAAAACCAAAAGGTTGAAATATTTCATGATTTATAGGCATTTTTGCAATCAATCTATCTAATTGATTGGATAAAAAAATAAATTGAATTTGCATTATATTTATCAATGTATTTTTTTTTAAGTCATTTAATTCATTTAATAATTCCTCGGTTTTTTTTCTCATAACTAACATAAATAATACATAAATAATAATATAATAATTATTGTTTTTTTGTATATAAACAATTTACATTATATATTATTATTATATATTCTATAACTATTTTTTTCATTAATAAAACATATCTTAAAGAAATTAGAAAATATGAAAGAACAATCTTATGAGGATCTTATTCCTTTGATAGGAATAGAGGGTAAAATTATTGGATTTGAAAAAAAAGAAAAAATTCATATAAAAGGATTACGACATAGTGCTGTTTCTGTTTTTATTTTTAATCTAAAAAATGATTTAATGTTACAAAAAAGATCTTCAAAAAAATACCATTCTTCTTTACTTTGGACTAATACTTGTTGCAGTCATCCTAAAAAAAATGAATCTGTTTTAAAAGCAGCTCACCGTTGTTTAATAGAAGAAATGGGTTTTGATTGTTTTTTGGAACAAAAATTTAGTTTCACTTATCATGAATTTCTTAGTAATGGATTAATAGAAAATGAATTAGATCATGTTTTTATTGGACATTATGAAAAATCTCCAATTATAAATTTTAAAGAAGTAGATAATTGGAAATGGATTTCATTAAATGAATTAATTAAAAATATTTATACTTATCCAACTTCTTATACTATTTGGTTAAAGATTATTATTAAAAATTATTTAAATCAATTAGAATATATAAAAAATGATAGCTACTGTAAATAGAAAAGGATATTTTAGTTCATCACACAGACTTTATAATAATCATTGGGATTTTAAAAAAAATATTGAAATGTTTGGAAAATGTGCAAATTTCAATTATCATGGACATAATTATGAATATATTGTTGGTATTACAGGAGAGATAGATCCTAAAACTGGTTTTGTATTTAATTTACAAAAATTGAAATGTATTCTTTTTGATGAAATAGAAAAACTTTTTGATCATAAAAATATTAATTTAGATATTAAAGAATTCTCATTTATCAATCCCACTATAGAAAATATAGTTGTTTTCATGTGGAATCGAATAAATAGTAAAATACCTTCTGATTTAAAATTAAAAATAACTTTATACGAAACGGTAAATAATTTTGTTGAATATGACGGAAAATAATAAAAATGTTATTAAAAAAACTATTTTATATGATAATCATATTCGTTTAGGAGCCAAAATAGTTAACTATTCCAATTTTTATATGCCACTTCAATATACTTCTTCTTTAATAGAGCATATGCATGTAAGAAATTATGCTGGAATTTTTGATGTAAGTCATATGGGTAAATTTATTTTAAAAGGAAGATATTCTGAAAATCTAATTCAATATTTAACTACGAATGATTTATCTAAAATCAAGATTGGACAAGCTCAATATACTTGTTTAATTAATGATAAAGGAGGAATTATAGATGATATAGTTGTTTATAAAATTTCGGAAAAAAGTTTCTTACTTATAGTAAATGCTTCTAATATTGAAAAAAATAAAAATTGGATCAATAATCATATAAAAAAATATGAATATTCTAATATAGAATTGATAGATGCTTCTCTAACACATTCTGTTTTATCTATTCAAGGTCCATTATCTTTATTTTATATTCAAAAATTAACAAATATTTCATTAAACAAAGTTCCTTTTTATCATTTTAAAATAGGAGAATTTTCGGGAATAAAAAATGTATTAATCTCTAGAACAGGATATACAGGAAATAAAGGAATAGAAATTTATGTTTCCAATGAAAATGCAAAAAAAATATGGAATGATATTTTAAAAATAGAAAAAAAAATAATTCCTTGTGGAATAGCAAGTAGAAATTCATTGAGATTAGAAATGGGATATCGTTTATATGGACAAGATATTTCTGAAAAAACAACTCCTATAGAAGCAAATTTATCTTGGATAATTAATTTTGATAAAAAATTTATAGCTAAAAAAATATTACAAAAACAAAAAAAAGAAGGAAAATATAAAAAGTTTATATCTTTTCTTGTTGAAAAAGAAAAAAAAATTCCAAGACCAGGACATTTATTAATAGATGAAAATAAAATTTCTGTTGGTTATGTTACTTCTGGTGTTTATTCTCCAGTTCTAAAAAAAGGAATTGGAATGGGATATATAACTAATATAGAAAAAAAAGATTCTATATTTCTTTTCATCAGAAAGAAAAAAATTCCTATTAAAATAGTCAAATTACCTTTTATAAAAATTTAAAACTAAATGTTTAATTTTATATGATGAAATTATAAAAAAACCATAGTTTTATCGAAAAAAAAAATATAATATATTCGGAACATTTTCAAAAAAATTTTTTGTTAGCTCTTCCTGTATTTCTTACCCAATTAGGTGTAATATGTATAGGATTATGTGATAATATAATGATTGGTTTTTTGGGGAAAAAAGCTTTAGCGTCAATTTCATTATCAAATTCTGTTTTTTTTGTTATAATCATTTTTGGATTGGGAATATCTACAGGTATTTCTACCTTAATTGCATCTATAGATGTAAAAAAAGAATATAAAAAAGGCGCTATTATTTTTCATCATGGTTTAATTTTAAATTTTTTTTTATCTATACTAATGTATGGATTAGTACATGTATTTTTATATATATTTCCTTATTTAGGACAACCTAAAGAAATATTAAACGAAACTATTTCTTTTTTAAAAATAGTATCTATATCTTTCATTCCTTGGATGATATTCGAAGTTTTTAGAAAATTTTCAGAAGGTTTATCTTTAGTATTTCCTGGTTTAATTGTAACTTGGATGTCTGTTTTTATTAATATTGTACTAAATTATATATTTCTTCACGGTAGTTGTGGTTTTCCGAAACTAGGTGTTGTTGGTATTGCTTATGCTACATTAGCATCTAGAATAATCATGTTAATTGGAATTATGATTTTATTATATCAATACAAAAAAGTACATAATTATTATAATCAATTGAAATATTTTTTTTTTAAAAAAAAATATTTCAAAGAAATATTGAAAATAGGAGTTCCCTCTGGATTACATATGTTATTTGAAATGAGCGCTTTTTCTTTATCTTCTTTTATATCAGGAGTATGCGGAACAAAAGTATTAGCTGCTCACCAAATAGTTATGAGTTTAGTTTCTTCTACTTTTATTCTCAATACAGGTTTTTCTGTAACTGCTACAATAAGAATAGCAAACCAATTAGCCCTAAAAAATTATTTAGAATTAAAAAAAATAGGAACATCTATTTTTTCTATGGGATTTATTTTTATGTTAATTTGTGGCCTTTTATTTTTCTTCTTTCGAGGCTATATTCCTTATATATACATCAAGAATGATGAAGAAGTCATTAAAATTGCAGAAAAAATGATAATAGTTGCTAGTTTTTTTCAATTATCCGATGGATTACAAGGAGTTATTCTTGGAGCATTAAGAGGTTTACAAGATGTTCATATTCCTATGTGGATTAGTTTTTTTTCTTATTGGATTATTGCTTTACCTACAGCATGGTTTTTATCTATAAAAATGGGAGGAATAGGGGTATGGATTGGGTTAGGATTTGGTTTAACTATATCAGCTATCTTACTTTTTATAAGATATAAAACTATTATCGATAAAATAATAAAAATGAAATAAACATTTCATATTCAAATAATTCATCATATAACAGTTCGTGTTAAATATCTATATTTGTTTTTCAACATATGAAATTAAAATTTTAATAAAAATAAAATTTTCATTATTTATTCTTTATGAAAACATTTCAAGAATACAATTTTTTCGATAAAAATATTATTCAAGCTATAGAAGATATTGGTTTTAAATATCCAACACCAATACAAGAAAAAGTTATTCCTTTTTTACTATCTTCAGAAAAAGACATTATAGCATTAGCCCAAACAGGAACAGGAAAAACAGCTGCTTTCGGTCTTCCAATCATTCAAAAAGTGAAATTAAAATCTACTCTTCCTCAAGCTTTAATTTTATGTCCTACAAGAGAATTATGTATACAAATAACACGTGATCTTTGTCGATTTTCAAAATTTTCATCATTTATAAAAATTGTTTCTTTATATGGAGGAGCAAATATAAATTCACAAATAAAATCTTTGAAAAAAAAAAATCATATTATAGTAGGAACTCCAGGAAGAATTATTGATTTAATCAAAAGAAAAAAATTATCTTTTGATAAGATTCAATATTTAGTACTTGATGAAGCAGATGAAATGTTAAATATGGGATTTAAAGATGAATTAGATTCTATAATAGAAAAATTACCAAAAAAAAGACAAAGTTTATTATTTTCGGCAACAATGTCTAAATATATGAACGTTATAGCTCATAAATATTTAATAGATCCTGTAGAAATTGTCACGGGGAAAAAAAATATTGGAGCCGATGATGTTAAACACGTTTATTATATAATAGAAAAATTGGATAAAAAATATTTAGCTTTGAAAAGAATTTTGGATATAAATCCTGATATTTATAGTATTATATTTTGTGGAACTAAAAAAGAAACTAAAGAAATAGCTGATTTTTTAACCAAAGATGGTTATAATGCTGATGCTTTATATGGAGACCTTTCACAAACACAACGTGAATCTGTTATGAACAGATTTAGAAATAGAAATCTAAAATTTCTTGTAGCCACAGATGTGGCAGCTCGTGGATTAGATATAAATAATATAACTCATGTTATTAATTACAATCTTCCAAAAGAAAGTCAAATTTATGTCCATAGAAGTGGACGTACAGGAAGAGCTGGAAATACGGGAATTTCTATTTGTATTATTCAAACTAAAGAAACTAGAAATTTAAAAGAATTTGAAAAAAAAATTGGGAAAAGTTTTAACCGTATTATGCTTCCTACGGGAGAAGAAATATGTGAAAAACAATTATTCTATTTTATAGAAAAAATAAAAA is a window from the Blattabacterium cuenoti STAT genome containing:
- a CDS encoding ABC transporter ATP-binding protein is translated as MNGGLFVFSKKYCRKYKLRLSIGFLLILISNILTLFPIPYIGKSINVISYIFSDLSNFISLKKDICIYVSIILIVPIIGGFVKYHMRQCIITTSRMIEFDIKNEIFSHYQKLSSSFYKKNSTGDLMNRLTEDVSFIRQCIGPGFMYFLNLIILFFMVLMQMLRINKVLTFYVVLPIPILFIFIYYISIFIAKKSKKVQKFQSIICSFIQETFSGIYIIKLFVSESFFQEKHKKIISQYKKKNIELAKIDTILSSLIIFFIGICYSLILFFGGKKYFEGEIKEIGNIAEFFTYVNILFFPFIILGWVISISERAKVSLIRISEFLKIKPEILNTNLVKTRIFGKVEFKNVSFFYCPQRSLYNRKQYVQNYTLSKISFTLMKGKTLILTGETGSGKTTIGRLISRLYDPKQGEILVDNLSLKDHNLYNFRKNIGYVPQESFLFSDSIYNNIAIGSIKKITPCKVYNAARIAMIENDILNFKNRYETIIGERGITLSGGQKQRICIARAIIKNPKILIFDDSFSAIDQKTRREIIRYLKKELKYSTIIIITHDISYISDFDLFIVLKNGKISKIENHNIFS
- a CDS encoding transcription antitermination protein NusB encodes the protein MSVRRHFRIRSLQFLYAQYISKMDLNKVEENMLKSIKSLHHLYIFLLYLILKIRENALKKKLYNKTDFIQKLAYNSLIKMLSENKYLIEEYRSTKNSEKVLWNQQYEYIFFLLKKKQKSNFFKKFSVKSCSSFEEEKNFLIKYYKNFVIPDKKLIEYIEDLYFFHGKEDLYMAHTMVCKTLQFINYSTPKNFKLYNIYNNEENKKFIIKLYRNTIFHKEEFNNLINDISCNWDIKRIAIIDLIILQMAICEFLYFPNIPPKATMNEYIEITKIFCMEKSKIFINGILDQIFKFLYKKNRIFKIGKGLM
- the yajC gene encoding preprotein translocase subunit YajC — encoded protein: MFFLLQQNSIMSTIWMFVLIFIIFYFFMIRPQIKKQKNEKKFQEDLKIGNHIVTNSGIHGKIIDITGYFFILETITGKIKLEKDTISKELTQLRYNNNNKKS
- a CDS encoding dephospho-CoA kinase; this encodes MIKKIKLIGITGKMGTGKSLFSSFFKKKGIPVYSSDKRGKILMNQIKIIKKNIIKSFGQESYKKKK
- a CDS encoding dephospho-CoA kinase, with amino-acid sequence MFKNSTALKLLCTIIHPWISIDFKHWMSVIILQKKPLYVIKESALLFESKSYKECDFIITVTASKKNMIERIIKRDNLNENQIIDRLKNQISNKKRKKKSNLIIRNYSSIYHLQKKANKIHKRLEKLITKKNQ
- a CDS encoding 30S ribosomal protein THX, with protein sequence MGKGDKKTKRGKIRNKTYGNLRKNPRNTKKKKEKSKNTNLF
- a CDS encoding zinc metallopeptidase, whose product is MTYYFIIGITVLVSVIVNTILKNKFRNYSKLYLQSRMSGKEIAEKMLIDHGIHDVNVLSVTGELTDHYNPINKTINLSENVYNDSTAASVAVAAHECGHALQHRLGYNLLKLRNYLIPILSLSSKFVNIAIMSGLTIFYSSGGKDSLILKLGIGLFFLVVIFSFITLPIEFDASNRALFWLKTKNMVNYQEYHKARESLNLAAMTYVVSSLGCLAQLIYFLSIFTNDDNSNSITKKD
- a CDS encoding NAD(P)/FAD-dependent oxidoreductase codes for the protein MNIPKVNNLKRIVIIGAGFAGLQVAKKLRRDKFQVILIDKNNYHTFQPLLYQVATAGLEPDSIAHSIRNIIRKTKNFFFRLAIVHYINTKKQTIHTNVGSLSYDYLIIATGSVTNYFGNKNIESFALPMKSIPEALNLRSLILQDFESALLTTDEKKKIKLMTFVIVGGGPTGVELAGALAEMKKYVLPHDYPDLDIRYMNIHLLQATSRLLDGMSEQSAKQAYKNLKELGVIIWLNSLVKDYNGEIVFMEKNQKIESFNVIWAAGVKGAIIKGFLKEDMEGNRILVNNYLKAIKYKNIFSIGDVAYVNDSKNYPNGYPMTAQPAIQQGNHLARNLNCFIDNIEMMKPFIYKNIGSMATIGRNKAVCDFPYLKLKGFLAWITWMFVHLVNLIGFRNRVIALTNWIIQYFHYNKSVRLIIRPFHRRKKRIT
- a CDS encoding chorismate-binding protein: MPIEISVFSLYKKIIKNYYNHNNFVVFRKPYDKKIFFYSHYDSVGEKFFLIQNFNHNHIIKIHPKNIYSVDIQKTYKQENISPSFWEKNSSFLTDSYKYKKLIKKAIESIRKGFLTKVVLSRSIKIPFRNFYFKNTFMKLIHTYPNALISLWYNFHYGFWIGSTPELLMKCHDKKLKISALAGTIWGLKNWTRKEIEEHKIVVKYILHLLKSYRGSIHIKNTKTIKIGHLKHLETSIYFSFYKEPNYYEILSCLHPTPSICGFPKKNSLDFIHKNEGYERNFYTGYIGIVNQTNMELYLNLRCVRIKEDKKEMILYAGSGITIDSDIHQEYMETENKIKNILSQLIFK
- a CDS encoding hotdog fold thioesterase translates to MRKKTEELLNELNDLKKNTLINIMQIQFIFLSNQLDRLIAKMPINHEIFQPFGFLHGGATIILAESVGSSISFINIENEKKRKFNVFSIEISTNHIRSIKIKKGILFAEARIFHKGNILHFIQVNVYDEKKTMISFCKLTNIIIPIKKTCQ
- a CDS encoding isopentenyl-diphosphate Delta-isomerase, giving the protein MKEQSYEDLIPLIGIEGKIIGFEKKEKIHIKGLRHSAVSVFIFNLKNDLMLQKRSSKKYHSSLLWTNTCCSHPKKNESVLKAAHRCLIEEMGFDCFLEQKFSFTYHEFLSNGLIENELDHVFIGHYEKSPIINFKEVDNWKWISLNELIKNIYTYPTSYTIWLKIIIKNYLNQLEYIKNDSYCK
- a CDS encoding 6-carboxytetrahydropterin synthase — translated: MIATVNRKGYFSSSHRLYNNHWDFKKNIEMFGKCANFNYHGHNYEYIVGITGEIDPKTGFVFNLQKLKCILFDEIEKLFDHKNINLDIKEFSFINPTIENIVVFMWNRINSKIPSDLKLKITLYETVNNFVEYDGK
- the gcvT gene encoding glycine cleavage system aminomethyltransferase GcvT gives rise to the protein MTENNKNVIKKTILYDNHIRLGAKIVNYSNFYMPLQYTSSLIEHMHVRNYAGIFDVSHMGKFILKGRYSENLIQYLTTNDLSKIKIGQAQYTCLINDKGGIIDDIVVYKISEKSFLLIVNASNIEKNKNWINNHIKKYEYSNIELIDASLTHSVLSIQGPLSLFYIQKLTNISLNKVPFYHFKIGEFSGIKNVLISRTGYTGNKGIEIYVSNENAKKIWNDILKIEKKIIPCGIASRNSLRLEMGYRLYGQDISEKTTPIEANLSWIINFDKKFIAKKILQKQKKEGKYKKFISFLVEKEKKIPRPGHLLIDENKISVGYVTSGVYSPVLKKGIGMGYITNIEKKDSIFLFIRKKKIPIKIVKLPFIKI
- a CDS encoding MATE family efflux transporter, translated to MIGFLGKKALASISLSNSVFFVIIIFGLGISTGISTLIASIDVKKEYKKGAIIFHHGLILNFFLSILMYGLVHVFLYIFPYLGQPKEILNETISFLKIVSISFIPWMIFEVFRKFSEGLSLVFPGLIVTWMSVFINIVLNYIFLHGSCGFPKLGVVGIAYATLASRIIMLIGIMILLYQYKKVHNYYNQLKYFFFKKKYFKEILKIGVPSGLHMLFEMSAFSLSSFISGVCGTKVLAAHQIVMSLVSSTFILNTGFSVTATIRIANQLALKNYLELKKIGTSIFSMGFIFMLICGLLFFFFRGYIPYIYIKNDEEVIKIAEKMIIVASFFQLSDGLQGVILGALRGLQDVHIPMWISFFSYWIIALPTAWFLSIKMGGIGVWIGLGFGLTISAILLFIRYKTIIDKIIKMK